A stretch of the Theileria equi strain WA chromosome 1, complete sequence genome encodes the following:
- a CDS encoding hypothetical protein (encoded by transcript BEWA_031030A) — protein sequence MAMNEYTEEMDSEDDVYLPFHTLPSETRRVRKTWYCLWGPNPDSYAVLITLIITSCSILSATM from the exons ATGGCTATGAATGAATACACCGAAGAAATGGATTCCGAAGACGATGTGTACCTCCCATTTCACACGCTGCCTTCCGAAACTA GACGTGTACGCAAGACTTGGTACTGTCTCTGGGGTCCAAATCCTGATAGTTATGCCGTTTTAATTACACTCATCATCACATCATGCTCAATCCTCTCGGCAACAATGTAA
- a CDS encoding zinc finger protein DHHC domain containing protein (encoded by transcript BEWA_031040A), which translates to MRVVNQGDPGRIPRDSDLDEYLAHAEPAKLVIINGTKIVQRWCPYCRIYKPPRSRHCYECNACIRDYDHHCPWLSNCIGNDNYKLFVFLFAYGLAMLCYSLDTILVIITDLYPQIIDIFDAKFYHFLIYKKTTLFSIFLLYGIVSTICALYFLMRIYLIVSNVTGHEFLTCAYPNYNPFNKGIYKNVSEFLQKPLFPSRLC; encoded by the exons ATGCGTGTTGTAAATCAAGGGGATCCTGGAAG GATACCACGTGATAGCGATCTCGACGAGTATTTGGCTCATGCGG AACCTGCAAAACTGGttattataaatggaaCTAAAATCGTTCAGAGATGGTGCC CATACTGTCGCATTTATAAACCACCGAGGTCGAGGCATTGCTACGAATGCAATGCATGCATTCGAGACTATGACCATCATTGCCCGTG GCTCTCCAACTGCATAGGGAATGATAACTACAAACTCTTTGTATTCTTATTCGCATACGGCTTGGCAATGCTCTGCTATAGTTTAGACACAATCCTTGTCATAATAACG GATTTGTATCCGCAAATCATTGACATTTTTGATGCAAAATTCTACCACTTTCTCATTTACAAGAAAACAACACT GTTTAGTATATTTCTCCTATATGGCATAGTCTCCACAATTTGCGCATTGTACTTTTTGATGAGAATTTATCTCATAGTTTCAAACGTCACTGGTCACGAGTTTCTAACATGCGCATACCCAAATTACAATCCATTTAATAAAG GAATATACAAGAACGTTTCGGAATTTCTACAAAAACCGCTCTTCCCATCTAGACTGTGCTAA
- a CDS encoding hypothetical protein (encoded by transcript BEWA_031050A): MDGGNELSKTTLFIRGLADEVDREILYSAFSPFGTILNLDIPKDKEKGTNRGIAFIEHQSELYGRVIKVAFSTHAHLRQSGSHRFKAVWADDPNFGHNVPQDVEL; the protein is encoded by the exons ATGGATGGAGGCAATGAGTTGAGCAAGACGACGCTCTTTATTAGAGGATTGGCGGATGAAGTCGACAGGGAGATTTTGTACTCGGCCTTCTCGCCGTTTGGGACAATTTTGAACCTTGACATACCAAAGGATAAGGAAAAGG GCACAAATAGAGGCATCGCATTCATCGA GCATCAATCTGAACTATATGGAAGGGTCATAAAGGTTGCGTTTTCGACTCACGCTCACCTCCGTCAGTCTGGCTCACATCGGTTTAAAGCTG TGTGGGCTGACGATCCAAATTTCGGGCATAATGTACCTCAAGATGTTGAGTTGTAA
- a CDS encoding hypothetical protein (encoded by transcript BEWA_031060A) has product MDHPLAKMDDETPVIVARKSGSCPAISSLPDTLLPSVFKVNKCPTAIDLSGLRHMKTSISENSIAGALIDFNGEELDDHVTAVFSWPYGGQEVYLIEHENGNRKIKMVKSSGCFTTIQELPKDIFKYQFLVDGVLQHSPEQPTISTPDGIVNVLDLRNVVATNYTVPRQVDEMTSGTFGNAFPGPNYLSIEPPLFPEILSYRSPDFDNPSRFGSDIHTLSNHIYRDTKSVDFLGPRYTTYITIYRWTDDTIDESCAPRRITLMYITWNPLEYGSSEESETFGCSQWLKHDD; this is encoded by the exons ATGGATCATCCGCTGGCAAAGATGGACGATGAGACACCCGTAATCGTGGCCAGGAAGTCTGGGAGCTGTCCAGCCATCTCCTCACTCCCAGATACTCTGTTGCCGAGCGTATTCAAAGTCAACAAATGTCCAACTGCAATCGATCTATCTGGTCTTAGGCATATGAAGACAAGCATCTCGGAGAACTCGATCGCTGGAGCGCTAATAGACTTTAACGGGGAAGAACTCGATGACCACGTAACGGCCGTATTTAG TTGGCCATACGGCGGTCAGGAGGTGTATCTCATAGAGCACGAAAACGGGAATAGGAAGATCAAAATGGTCAAGAGCTCCGGGTGTTTTACTACCATTCAGGAACTACCAAAGGACATTTTCAAGTACCAGTTCCTAG TGGACGGTGTTTTGCAACATTCGCCAGAGCAGCCGACAATATCAACACCGGATGGCATTGTAAATGTGTTGGATCTAAGAAACGTGGTTGCTACAAACTACACAGTTCCGAGACAAGTGGACGAG ATGACAAGTGGGACGTTTGGAAATGCATTCCCAGGTCCAAATTATTTGTCTATTGAGCCACCCCTATTTCCTGAGATTCTCTCGTACAGGTCACCGGATTTTGACAACCCATCGCGATTTGGCTCAGACATTCACACTCTCTCCAATCACATTTACAGAGATACCAAGTCGGTTGACTTTTTAGGGCCAAGATACACGACATACATTACTATTTACCGGTGGACTGACGATACAATTGATGAGTCCTGTGCACCAAG ACGAATAACACTCATGTATATTACGTGGAACCCGCTGGAATACGGTTCTTCCGAGGAATCCGAGACATTTGGATGCAGCCAGTGGCTAAAACATGACGATTAA
- a CDS encoding uncharacterized protein (encoded by transcript BEWA_031070A), producing the protein MAVTLLSPALYVLLNFLICQLYPGVKTFLYLYGEKLPSSVRPAQPTVHSAVYAHYIVYWSVYVLYSFVDALLGRQLAYFPFFYEVKLTFFYWLGSENFKGAGFLFQRYGVKRLTSLKNTLIKNIESRYGEKFTATVIEFLGKLGTIGDLEPKTQE; encoded by the coding sequence ATGGCAGTAACACTCCTTTCCCCGGCGCTCTATGTGTTACTCAATTTCCTCATCTGCCAGCTGTACCCAGGAGTGAAGACCTTTCTCTATCTTTACGGAGAAAAACTCCCCTCAAGTGTTAGACCTGCGCAGCCAACGGTACACTCCGCCGTCTATGCTCATTATATTGTCTACTGGAGCGTCTACGTTCTCTACTCCTTTGTAGATGCTCTCCTTGGTCGCCAGCTAGCCTACTTCCCCTTCTTTTACGAGGTCAAGTTGACCTTTTTCTACTGGCTAGGATCGGAAAACTTCAAAGGCGCAGGCTTCTTGTTTCAAAGGTACGGAGTCAAACGCTTGACAAGCCTCAAAAACACACTCATCAAAAATATCGAGTCCAGGTATGGAGAAAAGTTTACGGCAACAGTTATCGAGTTTCTGGGCAAACTAGGCACAATTGGTGACTTGGAACCAAAAACTCAAGAATAA
- a CDS encoding hypothetical protein (encoded by transcript BEWA_031080A), with the protein MKNVSFASGGLTLSSILRKELEHHDDIMKLFWFAGMMSSLDTRCNPAKAFKFLLDNVAFANRIRRVDLSNSTFFVNSESYTLYQKGVFTKGISILVYMQYKLILMDASDVLKRATQVYLPSTTRKVLPKTRTKRHRVSPKAVLERADFSICDDLNKGCMYNRMITGIGIYSQYEFDHDNLILNHQRKIYKWTSSGYNNVDPIERGYSEKSKPTITDDERKIVIPKYLDDISDSKDDFEDLRLKYVNGKILGLYDNNTEFCPYSKRFYEASRKKRRVFSISESGNILSSLKREALSDSDDKTLPRMLMANFNRKYEKYINGPKNVVKKIFKRSQTGCYKSGNVCRNQRFNKEDKPSVMESNDLYEELKEFCSKEGDGPTFYFQSFVSTKSTRYKAATTLLNLLNLATLGKIGLASSSHGIAITVQE; encoded by the exons ATGAAGAACGTTTCGTTTGCGAGTGGCGGTCTGACGCTCTCATCGATCCTCCGAAAGGAACTCGAGCATCATGATG ACATTATGAAGCTCTTTTGGTTTGCTGGAATGATGAGCAGCTTAGACACTCGCTGTAACCCTGCAAAGGCGTTCAAATTTCTGCTAGACAATGTTGCATTTGCCAATAGAATCAGAAGAGTAGACTTGAGTAATTCCACATTTTTTGTTAATAGCGAGTCTTACACTCTCTACCAAAAGG GCGTATTCACCAAGGGTATTTCCATATTGGTGTACATGCAATACAAGTTGATACTGATGGATGCGTCCGACGTTTTAAAAAGG GCTACGCAAGTTTATCTCCCCAGCACAACGCGCAAAGTACTCCCAAAAACAAGAACAAAACGTCACCGTGTTTCTCCCAAGGCCGTTTTGGAAAGGGCTGACTTTTCCATTTGTGACGACTTGAACAAG GGGTGCATGTATAATCGTATGATAACCGGAATCGGAATATACAGTCAGTACGAGTTTGACCACGATAATCTCATCCTTAACCACCAAAGAAAGATATACAAGTGGACCTCTAGTGGTTACAACAATGTAGATCCGATTGAACGAGGGTATTCTGAGAAGAGCAAACCTACAATAACAGATG ATGAACGCAAAATCGTTATACCGAAATACTTGGATGATATAAGCGATTCAAAGGACGATTTTGAAGATCTGAGACTGAAATAT GTTAATGGCAAAATCCTTGGTCTCTATGACAACAACACCGAGTTTTGTCCGTACTCAAAGAGGTTTTACGAGGCAAGCCGTAAGAAGAGGAGAGTGTTCAGCATCTCAGAATCCGGCAACATTCTTTCCAGCCTCAAGAGAGAAGCATTATCA GACAGTGATGACAAAACTCTTCCAAGAATGTTGATGGCCAACTTCAATCGCAAATAT GAAAAGTACATTAATGGTCCAAAGAATGTGGTCAAGAAAATTTTTAAGAGGAGCCAAACAGGTTGTTACAAGAGTGGGAATG TTTGTCGAAATCAACGTTTTAACAAGGAGGATAAACCGAGTGTAATGGAAAGCAATGACCTATACGA AGAACTAAAGGAATTTTGCAGCAAAGAGGGAGACGGACCAACATTCTACTTTCAGAGCTTCGTTTCTACAAAAAGCACAAGGTATAAAGCAGCCACGACTCTTTTAAACTTGCTAAATCTGGCCACTCTGGGAAAAATTGGCCTAGCTAGCAGCTCTCACGGAATAGCCATAACGGTGCAAGAATGA